Proteins encoded together in one Chryseobacterium sp. G0201 window:
- a CDS encoding SusD/RagB family nutrient-binding outer membrane lipoprotein, which produces MKKLLLNILLITGIAFVSVSCDRNLDEVNVDESRISEPVASKLLVPIQYNMSAVNYMRANDFTFDIMQVSLDFPNEGNSLSRYYLTENTGAGFWNNSYKWLMQINDMKKAAIRDKDVNYQAIAMVLNAWVYSNLTDTYGDVPFSEASNLDGGISQPKFDKQKDIYIQLLNDLKAANSLFVTNKMLSGSDLFYKAESDANGIINWKKFCNSLSLRLLTRILKKNGEVNVHERIQEIISNPTTFPVFQSNAETAKLNVTGVSPLLPPIARPQDFTTGRAASAFFVETLKANNDPRMALFFGQAKDLASVNIGYKGAPSGYTYGTVFNYQPSNMNQNLAKAPLNILIYPYAELQFTLAELANKGIIPGSAQTFYENGVKATIEQWGAVMPANYFANPVVAYDGSLDKIYLQKYVALFFVDQQQWFEKRRTGFPILPNNGGLLNNGNLPQRLMYPPNPKVLNTANYQTAVQQMGGDNINLKTWWNQ; this is translated from the coding sequence ATGAAAAAATTACTTTTAAATATTTTATTAATTACAGGAATTGCTTTTGTTTCAGTCTCTTGTGACAGGAATTTGGATGAGGTTAACGTTGACGAAAGTAGGATCAGTGAACCTGTAGCTTCAAAATTATTGGTCCCGATCCAGTACAATATGTCTGCGGTCAACTATATGAGAGCAAACGATTTCACATTCGATATCATGCAGGTTTCTCTTGATTTTCCGAACGAAGGTAACTCTCTGAGCCGTTATTATTTAACGGAAAATACAGGTGCCGGTTTCTGGAATAACAGCTACAAATGGCTTATGCAGATCAATGATATGAAAAAAGCAGCAATAAGAGATAAAGATGTTAATTATCAGGCGATTGCAATGGTTTTGAATGCTTGGGTTTATTCAAATCTTACGGATACTTACGGAGATGTTCCGTTTTCGGAAGCTTCTAATTTGGATGGGGGTATTTCTCAACCTAAATTTGATAAGCAGAAGGATATTTATATTCAGTTATTGAATGATTTAAAGGCCGCAAATTCACTTTTTGTAACCAACAAAATGCTTTCAGGATCTGACCTTTTCTATAAAGCAGAAAGTGATGCAAACGGAATTATAAACTGGAAAAAGTTCTGTAATTCACTTTCATTAAGATTGTTAACAAGAATTTTAAAGAAAAACGGTGAAGTAAATGTTCATGAAAGAATTCAGGAAATCATTAGTAATCCTACAACTTTCCCGGTTTTCCAAAGCAATGCCGAAACTGCAAAATTAAACGTAACCGGAGTTTCACCGCTTCTTCCTCCGATTGCAAGACCACAGGATTTCACTACAGGAAGAGCTGCTTCCGCATTTTTTGTTGAAACTTTAAAAGCAAATAATGACCCGAGAATGGCTCTGTTTTTCGGTCAGGCAAAAGATTTGGCAAGTGTAAATATAGGTTATAAAGGGGCTCCGTCAGGCTATACTTATGGAACGGTATTTAATTACCAGCCTTCAAATATGAATCAGAATTTAGCAAAAGCTCCTTTAAACATTTTGATTTATCCATATGCAGAATTACAGTTCACCTTGGCAGAATTAGCCAACAAAGGAATTATTCCCGGAAGTGCACAGACTTTCTATGAAAATGGCGTAAAAGCCACCATTGAGCAATGGGGCGCTGTGATGCCGGCCAATTATTTTGCAAATCCGGTTGTGGCATATGATGGTTCTTTAGACAAAATATATCTTCAAAAATATGTCGCGTTATTCTTTGTAGATCAACAGCAATGGTTTGAAAAGAGAAGGACAGGTTTCCCGATACTTCCAAACAATGGCGGACTTTTAAACAACGGTAATCTTCCTCAAAGATTGATGTATCCTCCAAATCCTAAAGTTTTGAATACAGCTAATTATCAAACCGCAGTTCAGCAAATGGGCGGAGATAATATTAACCTTAAAACATGGTGGAATCAGTAA
- a CDS encoding 3-ketoacyl-ACP reductase has protein sequence MNIQGKNAIVTGGGRGLGKAVALALANEGVNIGITGRNEENLKMTVEEIKNLGVNATYAVFSMDNEIHVKSGIEALAEQLGGIDILINNAGIGDFGSIEEMPSETWEQVVKTNLFGVYYAAKAVHPFMKAKGEGDIVNVASTAALKGGLNMSAYAASKAAVVSLSQSMMAEWRKQNIRVITLTPSTIASDMSIQGGLTDGNPETVLQPEDFAEWVRDILKMNRRALIANGSIFSTNP, from the coding sequence ATGAATATACAAGGAAAAAACGCTATCGTTACAGGCGGTGGAAGAGGTCTTGGTAAAGCAGTTGCTTTAGCATTGGCAAATGAAGGAGTGAATATCGGAATCACTGGCAGAAACGAGGAAAACCTTAAAATGACGGTTGAAGAAATTAAAAATCTTGGTGTCAATGCAACATATGCCGTTTTCAGTATGGATAATGAAATTCATGTAAAATCTGGTATAGAGGCTTTGGCAGAACAATTAGGAGGAATAGATATCTTAATCAACAATGCAGGAATCGGCGATTTTGGATCGATCGAAGAAATGCCTTCTGAAACTTGGGAACAGGTTGTTAAAACCAATCTTTTCGGAGTGTATTATGCTGCAAAAGCAGTTCATCCTTTCATGAAAGCAAAAGGAGAGGGAGATATCGTTAATGTAGCCTCAACAGCAGCTTTAAAAGGCGGTCTGAATATGTCAGCATATGCCGCTTCTAAAGCAGCGGTAGTTTCTCTTTCTCAATCTATGATGGCAGAATGGAGAAAACAAAATATCCGTGTCATCACATTAACACCAAGCACAATTGCTTCTGATATGTCTATCCAAGGCGGATTAACAGACGGAAATCCTGAAACCGTTCTTCAACCGGAAGATTTCGCAGAATGGGTAAGAGATATCTTAAAAATGAACAGAAGAGCTTTGATTGCTAATGGTTCTATTTTCTCTACAAATC
- a CDS encoding calcineurin-like phosphoesterase C-terminal domain-containing protein: MNIKFLMPCLLISAMAFSQTSVSGYVFEDGNKNLKKENKEKGIEGVAVSNGTQVVLTDKSGRYSLPIQENQTIFVIKPSGYMTPVNGNNLPQYYYQYKPKGSPADFKYKGTAPTGELPKELNFALNKQNENKNFDILVFGDPQPYTEKELDYFKRSIVNEVKNTKKNAVLGISLGDLVGDNLSLQKPYADVMKEVGLPWYNVMGNHDMNYDAKEDVLSDETFESNFGPANYSFNYGNVHFIILDDILYPDPRDGKGYWGGFREDQLKFVENDLKLVDKNKLVVVSFHIPLEHKNEDNFRNSDRQKLFDYLTPFQNALILSAHTHIQQQIFYGKQAGWNGSKDLHEFNAGTTCGDWWSGTADDAGLPTSTMRDGTAKGYSFISFNDNQYKVKYKTAGKSEDYQIGLYVPKAVPHPAKTSAKILANFFMGSKKDKVEYRIDGDQWEAMEYDETLDPNFVMSVFKWDVTPNLLPGRRPSNLEMSKHIWTGAFPKKLSLGKHKVEIRALDMYGNQFETSQEFEVQNPVLIP, from the coding sequence ATGAATATAAAATTTTTAATGCCTTGCCTGCTAATCTCAGCAATGGCATTTTCTCAGACCTCTGTTTCAGGATATGTGTTCGAAGACGGTAACAAAAACCTGAAAAAAGAGAATAAAGAAAAAGGAATCGAAGGAGTTGCTGTTTCAAACGGAACTCAGGTTGTGTTAACAGATAAAAGCGGAAGATACAGCTTACCAATCCAAGAAAATCAGACGATTTTTGTAATCAAACCTTCAGGATATATGACGCCTGTCAACGGAAATAACCTTCCTCAATATTATTATCAATACAAACCAAAAGGTTCTCCGGCAGATTTCAAATATAAAGGAACTGCGCCGACTGGAGAGCTTCCGAAGGAATTAAATTTTGCCTTAAATAAGCAAAACGAGAACAAAAACTTCGACATTCTGGTTTTCGGAGATCCGCAACCTTACACAGAAAAGGAGTTGGATTATTTCAAAAGATCAATTGTAAATGAGGTTAAAAATACCAAGAAAAATGCAGTGTTGGGAATCAGTTTGGGTGACTTGGTTGGAGATAATTTAAGTCTGCAAAAACCTTATGCAGATGTAATGAAAGAAGTTGGTTTACCTTGGTACAACGTGATGGGTAACCACGATATGAACTATGATGCAAAAGAAGATGTGTTATCAGACGAAACGTTTGAATCGAATTTCGGACCTGCGAATTATTCTTTCAATTATGGAAATGTTCACTTTATTATTTTGGATGATATTTTGTATCCGGATCCAAGAGATGGAAAAGGATATTGGGGCGGTTTCCGTGAAGATCAGTTAAAATTTGTGGAAAATGACTTAAAATTGGTTGATAAAAATAAATTGGTTGTCGTTTCTTTCCACATTCCATTGGAGCATAAAAATGAAGATAATTTCAGAAATTCAGACCGTCAGAAATTATTTGATTATCTGACACCTTTTCAAAATGCTTTGATTTTATCGGCTCACACACACATTCAGCAACAAATTTTCTACGGAAAACAAGCAGGCTGGAACGGTTCAAAAGACCTTCACGAATTTAATGCAGGAACAACTTGCGGTGACTGGTGGTCTGGAACGGCGGATGATGCAGGATTGCCGACTTCAACCATGAGAGATGGTACTGCAAAAGGGTATTCTTTCATCAGTTTTAATGATAATCAATATAAAGTTAAATATAAAACAGCCGGAAAATCTGAAGATTATCAGATCGGTTTATATGTTCCGAAAGCGGTTCCTCATCCTGCAAAAACTTCTGCGAAAATCTTGGCTAATTTCTTCATGGGAAGCAAAAAAGACAAGGTAGAATACAGAATCGACGGCGATCAGTGGGAAGCAATGGAATATGACGAAACGTTGGATCCAAACTTTGTAATGTCAGTTTTCAAATGGGATGTTACCCCAAATCTTTTACCAGGAAGAAGACCTTCAAACCTTGAAATGTCAAAACACATCTGGACAGGCGCTTTCCCTAAAAAATTATCATTAGGAAAACATAAAGTTGAGATAAGAGCATTGGATATGTACGGAAATCAGTTCGAAACATCACAGGAATTCGAAGTTCAAAACCCGGTTCTTATTCCTTAG